One window from the genome of Anolis sagrei isolate rAnoSag1 chromosome 4, rAnoSag1.mat, whole genome shotgun sequence encodes:
- the ACTR5 gene encoding actin-related protein 5 gives MEEAGGGVFAFRDVRWEPDPTLAFPPCARLPGPAPLVLDNGSFQLRLGWACADPAVPAEPLLRFRSLVARSRGARGGGGGAGPELQVGNDVGSPEPLRWLLRSPFDRNVPVQMELQELLLDHGLQRLGLGLAAQGCVDHPVVMTEAVCNPLYSRQMMSELLFECYQVPKVSYGVDSLYSFYHNKRQGWPCSGLIVSSGYQCTHILPILDGRLDARNCKRINLGGCQATMYLQRLLQLKYPGHFAAISLSRVEEILHEHSYVAEDYKEEMQKWRSPEYYENNVHKMQLPFSNKLLGSTFTSEEKQERRQQQLRRLQELNARRREEKLQLDQERLDRLLYVQELLEDGQVDQFHKALVELNMDSAEELQSYIHKLNLAIEQTKQKILQAEVTAEVDVVDSKPEIPDLDPLGGEQAIEDVESINEFEPLFAEEQPEAEKPVITVQPVFNLAEYHQLFIGTERIRVPEILFQPSLIGEEQAGIAETMQLVLDRYPKEQQEKLVQNVFLTGGNVMYPGMKARICKELLEMRPFQSSFQVHLASNPVLDAWYGARAWALEYMNREEGWITRKDYEEKGGEYLQEHCASNIYVPIRLPKQAPRTAETSASTKVPGTVTSNPPEQA, from the exons ATGGAAGAAGCCGGCGGCGGCGTGTTCGCTTTCCGGGACGTCCGCTGGGAGCCGGACCCAACCCTGGCGTTCCCGCCGTGCGCCCGCCTCCCGGGCCCGGCTCCGCTGGTGCTGGACAACGGCTCCTTCCAGCTGCGGCTGGGCTGGGCCTGCGCGGACCCGGCGGTGCCGGCGGAGCCCTTGCTGCGCTTCCGCTCGCTGGTGGCGCGGAGCCGGGGCGCGcgcgggggcgggggcggggccgGGCCCGAGCTGCAGGTGGGCAACGACGTGGGCAGCCCCGAGCCCCTCCGGTGGCTCCTCCGCTCGCCCTTCGACCGCAACGTCCCCGTCCAGATGGAGCTGCAGGAGCTGCTCCTCGACCACGGCCTCCAACGCCTCGGCCTCGGCCTCGCCGCCCAG GGCTGTGTTGACCATCCAGTTGTGATGACAGAAGCTGTCTGCAATCCTCTGTATTCAAGGCAAATGATGTCAGAGCTGCTTTTTGAATGTTACCAGGTCCCAAAGGTTTCTTATGGTGTGGACAGTCTGTACAGCTTCTATCACAACAAAAGACAGGGCTGGCCCTGCAGTGGTCTCATAGTTTCTTCTGGATATCAATGCACACATATTTTACCAATATTAGATGGAAG GTTGGATGCTAGAAACTGTAAGCGTATAAATCTGGGAGGATGCCAGGCTACTATGTACCTTCAGCGTCTTCTTCAGCTAAAATATCCTGGGCATTTTGCTGCCATCTCTCTGAGCCGTGTAGAGGAAATACTCCATGAGCATAGCTATGTTGCAGAAGATTACAAAGAAG AGATGCAGAAGTGGAGATCGCCAGAATATTATGAAAACAATGTGCATAAGATGCagctgcctttttcaaataaactCCTGGGGAGCACTTTCACCTCTGAAGAGAAGCAGGAGAGGAGGCAGCAGCAGCTTCGACGTCTCCAAGAGCTGAATGCTCGCCGACGAGAGGAAAAGCTTCAACTGGATCAAGAGAGGTTGGACAGGCTGCTTTATGTTCAG GAACTGTTGGAAGATGGTCAGGTGGATCAGTTTCACAAAGCTTTGGTGGAACTGAACATGGACTCTGCTGAAGAACTTCAGTCTTATATCCACAAGCTGAATTTGGCCATTGAGCAAACTAAGCAGAAAATTCTACAAGCAGAAGTTACTGCTGAAGTGGATGTTGTGGATAGCAAGCCAGAG ATTCCTGATCTGGATCCATTGGGTGGTGAACAAGCTATAGAAGACGTggaaagcataaatgaatttgaACCTTTATTTGCTGAAGAACAACCTGAAGCAGAAAAGCCGGTCATTACCGTTCAG CCTGTATTTAACCTGGCGGAGTACCATCAGCTTTTCATTGGCACAGAAAGAATCAGAGTTCCTGAAATTCTGTTCCAGCCATCCTTGATAGGAGAAGAGCAGGCAGGAATAGCTGAAACCATGCAGTTAGTCCTGGACAG gtacccTAAAGAGCAGCAGGAAAAGCTTGTCCAGAATGTCTTCCTTACGGGTGGCAACGTGATGTATCCCGGAATGAAAGCACGAATCTGCAAGGAACTACTTGAAATGAgaccattccagtcatcttttcAG GTGCATCTCGCTTCCAACCCTGTCCTGGATGCATGGTATGGCGCTCGGGCCTGGGCCTTGGAGTACATGAACCGAGAAGAAGGCTGGATTACTCGGAAGGATTATGAAGAGAAAGGTGGCGAATACCTTCAGGAGCACTGTGCTTCCAACATCTACGTACCGATCCGTCTTCCAAAGCAGGCCCCAAGGACAGCTGAAACATCAGCATCAACTAAAGTGCCAGGAACAGTCACAAGCAATCCTCCTGAGCAGGCATAA